Proteins encoded together in one Zonotrichia leucophrys gambelii isolate GWCS_2022_RI chromosome 1, RI_Zleu_2.0, whole genome shotgun sequence window:
- the KCNJ15 gene encoding ATP-sensitive inward rectifier potassium channel 15, translating to MQEEHFCVCAGWLPDNVLPGSSGSVLLTPLAAGITLRSRYSCLVAWTEAVRMEPTKINMSRVALVNGGIDGAMLKAHKPRVMSKSGHSNVRIDKVDGIYLLYLQDLWTTVIDMKWRYKLTLFAATFVMTWFLFGVIYYAIAFLHGDLEMNKFSPKREPCVKNVDSLTGAFLFSLESQTTIGYGFRFITEECPHAIFLLVAQLVITTLIEIFITGTFLAKIARPKKRAETIKFSHCAVITKHNGELCLVIRVANMRKSLLIQCQLSGKLLQTYETKEGERILLNQASVKFNVDSSSESPFLILPLTFYHILDESSPLRDLTPQNLKEKDFELVVLLNATVESTSAVCQSRTSYVPEEIHWGYEFVPVVSLSPNGKYVADFSQFEKIRRSTDSTFYSVDSEKQKLEEKYRQEDQRERELRTMLLQQSNV from the exons ATGCAAGAGGAACATTTTTGCGTGTGTGCAGGCTGGCTCCCTGATAATGTGCTCCCTGGAAGCAGTGGCAGTGTGCTGCTTAcacccctggctgctggaaTTACCTTAAGGTCAAGGTATTCATGCTTGGTGGCTTG gACTGAAGCAGTGAGGATGGAGCCCACGAAGATCAACATGTCCCGCGTGGCCCTGGTCAACGGCGGCATCGACGGCGCCATGCTCAAGGCGCACAAACCGCGCGTCATGTCCAAGAGCGGCCACAGCAACGTCAGGATCGACAAGGTCGACGGCATCTACCTGCTCTACCTGCAGGACCTGTGGACCACGGTCATCGACATGAAGTGGAGGTACAAGCTCACCCTGTTTGCTGCTACTTTCGTCATGACCTGGTTCCTCTTCGGGGTGATCTACTACGCCATCGCCTTCCTTCACGGCGATCTGGAGATGAACAAGTTCTCCCCGAAGCGGGAGCCGTGCGTGAAGAACGTGGATTCCTTGACTGGGGCGTTCCTCTTCTCCCTGGAGTCCCAGACAACCATTGGCTATGGATTTCGTTTCATCACCGAGGAGTGTCCCCATGCCATCTTCCTGCTTGTGGCCCAGCTGGTCATCACCACCCTGATTGAGATCTTCATCACAGGTACCTTCCTGGCCAAGATTGCCAGGCCGAAGAAAAGGGCAGAGACCATTAAATTCAGCCACTGTGCTGTCATCACCAAACACAATGGGGAGCTTTGCCTGGTGATCAGAGTGGCAAACATGAGGAAGAGCCTCCTGATACAGTGTCAGCTCTCTGGGAAGCTTCTCCAGACCTATGAAACCAAAGAAggggagaggattctgctgaaCCAAGCCAGCGTCAAATTCAACGTTGACTCCTCTTCGGAGAGCCCATTTCTCATTCTGCCTTTAACCTTCTACCACATTTTGGATGAAAGCAGCCCTCTGAGAGACCTCACACCTCAAAACCTCAAGGAGAAGGACTTTGAGCTCGTGGTGCTCCTGAATGCCACGGTGGAGTCCACCAGTGCTGTCTGCCAGAGCAGGACTTCCTACGTCCCCGAGGAGATCCACTGGGGCTACGAGTTCGTGCCTGTGGTTTCCCTCTCCCCAAATGGAAAGTACGTGGCGGATTTCAGTCAGTTTGAGAAGATCAGGAGAAGCACAGATTCTACTTTTTACAGTGTGgactctgaaaagcaaaagctggAGGAGAAATACAGGCAGGAGGACCAAAGAGAGAGGGAACTGAGAACAATGTTGTTACAGCAGAGTAATGTTTGA